The Gossypium hirsutum isolate 1008001.06 chromosome D07, Gossypium_hirsutum_v2.1, whole genome shotgun sequence genome includes the window cttttacacATTTTGACGAATAGTTGGCGGGCTTGAAAGCTGAAAGCTTTTGCTTCTTGGCATtaattcaattataatttttatttttattttttttcctaccTGTGATTTTGGTGTGCCAGGTTCAAGAGCTTGAGGAGCCAAATTTTCTTCTTATCTACAATGTTTCATTCaattaacttcaatttcttcatccCAATCTATATTGTCATCTTCATTGTTAGCAGCTCAACCTTCAGTCATGGGAAAATGCAAGTAACCTAAAAAAAACTATCAATTTTTGTGTCAATCACTTCTTTGATCTTTTTTTCACTTGTAAGATAAGAATGTCGCTGTTTtcccttgtttttatttttgcagGCTAGACGGCGCCGTTTTGAATGTTGGAGAGGAGCTAAAGGCGGAAACTTTGCCGCTTAAATTGGGTTCTCGAGTCTATAAACTGCAAGGTCTAAAATCATTAACTTGGTACGAAGTGAAGATCTCGTATCCAGCTTCCGTATGTAATTTCTTTACTATGATTTTGCCTATTTGTGGCGTTTTCAGTTTCAAAAGCTGAGctttgattttttattgaaaGATTCCCGCTAGTTTTTCTTTGCAACTGAAGAAAGGGGATTTAGAGTCTGGGTTAAACAGGAACAGAAGATTGTTGAATACAGAGAAGTTGATATTCAAGACTGATAATCTTGACTCCATTAATGATCAGGTTTTGGCCTATGCTGGTGAACTTTCTTTTGATGCAAATTTAGTCTACaatgtttgaaatattatatagaaTTAAAGTAGTTTTATATGCTTCTGTAACTTTTTGTATGAGTTCGATGGGTATATTTCATGTTCTATTCACATTGATCATGTATGTTGAAGACGGTATTCTTGATTGATATGATAGAGATGTTGAACCAATTCAGAACTGCAGTATATGACAAATACAATTATATTGGTAAATTCAATGATTGGATTGTTAAGATATTAATCTACAAAAAAAAGTTACGGAAGTCTGTAAATCTACTTTAGTTTTACAGTAGGATTAAATCACTATTTGGGGTCTGAACTTGGCAACTTTTCCCGCATTGgtgcttaaacttttttttttgttcaagttagaCCTTGAACTTGGGCAATTGTTCTCACATTAGAGCCTGAACTAGACAACTATTCCCACATTGAGGCTTGAACCTTTTTCTTTGTCCaagttagtccctaaacttgGTAATTTGTCCCATATTGGGACCTGAACTTGGCAATTATTCCCACATTGGGGCCTAAACTCTAGGGTTTTCAAGGACTAacttgagcaaaaaaaaaaggttcaagCCCCAATGTGAGAAAAGTTGTCAAGTTCAGGCCCCGAAAAGTGATTTAACCCTTTACGTTAATGTAAGATTGTAAGTGGATtcttcacatatatatatacacacacacacacacagagtAATGCTAAAGAAGCTCGGTTTTGCTCAGGGCGGATTGCACGTGTTGGTGACTGTGGAGCCCGAAGGTTTTGTGGCAATACCCAACACAAAGGAAAGAGAGTTCATCATCTTCAATATAGGTAAGCCAACTATTTCCTAGCTCCTTTTAGGCCCTTTTGATCCTGCAGAGGGTTCTTTGAAATTGGTTAGGGGAAAAGTTACAAATTTGTTTTAACATAATGTGATGAAAATGAtggaaggaaaaaaataaagcaGATCCCGAAATAAATGCGATGATAGGTGGTGGTggtgatgaaaaatgaatatggTTGAAGAAGACGAAAAGTGCAGTGGTTGAGATAAAACATCACAGTAGTGAGTAGTggaataaattcaaaattttaccgCCCATTTCGAGAGTAGTTTCAGTTTTTATATGCTGTCACACCCTGCTAGTTATGTTACTACGATATCATAAGCTGCTTCAGTTGTAGGACCTAGTACATAAAATGGCTGCAGGCAGCTTGAAAATACCATTCACTGATATATCACACACCTAGAGACTAGTAACACATTGCAATTAATTCACAAGTGAGGCCAATGCGCACGGCAACTTGTCATTGTATTCTGAACCTGATTCAATCTTCTTCATTACTTCCCTAGACATTTCGTTTTACTGATTCGCAACATTTCCACGTTATATTGAATAAGCCATCTGCATCATCAAATGCAACCTGTTCTGGCATTTGCTTGTTTGTTTCCATCTCTTTCGGCACTCGTTTATATACCCCTTTGACCTATCCTTCTGGTGCAAACACCAGTTTCATATTCACAAGATAACATGTCTTATGCTTAGTATGCTAATAagctcgattttttttttcagtttgcGATGAACTGTTGTTGGGCATCCCTTACTATGCATGGTGGGTCGTAGCCTTTGTCGTGCTGTGTTTAGTATCGGCATTGATTATTCCTAGTTATCTGCCATCGTATCTGCTACGAGACCAGAATATTGCCAAGCAATCTTGAGACATTGTCGTTTAAGATGTATAAGTAATGATTGTATGAACCGCCATTTGTTACTTGTATATGTAAGGAGAATCGTTGCTGTAACCAAATTTTCAGAAATGTAGCTGAACCAACTCTTGGGAATGTCAACCAATTTTGCCTTAATCATCGTTTATGTTCGGTTCAAATAACCCTTTTGATTTGGATTCAAGTAAAGCCTTTATTTTCAAGTGGGAGGTGTATTAAGAGTTCACTTGTATCGGTTAAATATAAGTTAAAAGATCAAGGGTTTGTTTGTGTATATAAAATGTAAagttttttaagtaatttttttaggcataatgatttatttgatcttctaactttataaaaaaatcattttagcccttcatttaattttttgtttgttttagc containing:
- the LOC107953866 gene encoding uncharacterized protein isoform X2, translating into MFHSINFNFFIPIYIVIFIVSSSTFSHGKMLDGAVLNVGEELKAETLPLKLGSRVYKLQGLKSLTWYEVKISYPASIPASFSLQLKKGDLESGLNRNRRLLNTEKLIFKTDNLDSINDQVLAYAGRIARVGDCGARRFCGNTQHKGKRVHHLQYSLR
- the LOC107953866 gene encoding uncharacterized protein isoform X1 codes for the protein MFHSINFNFFIPIYIVIFIVSSSTFSHGKMLDGAVLNVGEELKAETLPLKLGSRVYKLQGLKSLTWYEVKISYPASIPASFSLQLKKGDLESGLNRNRRLLNTEKLIFKTDNLDSINDQGGLHVLVTVEPEGFVAIPNTKEREFIIFNIVCDELLLGIPYYAWWVVAFVVLCLVSALIIPSYLPSYLLRDQNIAKQS